The following coding sequences are from one Thermostaphylospora chromogena window:
- a CDS encoding ParB/RepB/Spo0J family partition protein: MSQQRRGLGKGLGALIPTVPTENGVGVVAPTVRAEPEPGPAPVPGAHFQEIPVNAIDPNPRQPRTIFDEAALEELATSIREVGLLQPIVVRPSGRDRYELIMGERRWRASQIAGLTEIPAIVRKTQDDELLRDALIENLQREQLNPLEEAAAYQQLLDDFGATHEQLAQRIGRSRPHITNTLRLLQLPPEVQKRVAAGLISAGHARALLSLDDPAAQEHLAKRIVAEGLSVRSVEEIVALGDVKAGRAPRERTTKKAPSPVLVDLADRLSDRFETKVKVDLGQRKGRIVVEFASMEDLERIIATMAPEALPSMQEKG; encoded by the coding sequence GTGAGTCAGCAGCGGCGCGGACTGGGCAAGGGACTCGGGGCGCTTATCCCCACCGTCCCCACCGAGAACGGCGTGGGGGTGGTCGCCCCCACCGTCAGGGCCGAGCCGGAACCTGGACCGGCCCCCGTTCCCGGGGCGCATTTCCAGGAGATTCCGGTTAATGCGATCGATCCGAATCCTCGGCAGCCTCGGACCATCTTCGACGAGGCGGCGCTGGAGGAACTGGCGACCTCCATCCGCGAGGTCGGACTGCTCCAGCCGATCGTGGTACGGCCCTCCGGGCGGGATCGGTATGAACTCATCATGGGGGAGCGGCGATGGCGAGCGTCGCAGATCGCCGGGCTCACCGAGATCCCCGCGATCGTTCGGAAGACGCAGGACGACGAACTCCTCCGTGACGCACTCATCGAGAACCTCCAGCGGGAGCAGCTCAACCCGTTGGAGGAGGCGGCGGCCTACCAGCAACTCCTTGACGATTTCGGGGCGACACACGAACAGCTCGCCCAGCGGATCGGCCGCTCGCGCCCGCACATCACCAACACCCTTCGTCTGCTGCAGCTCCCGCCGGAGGTGCAGAAGCGCGTGGCGGCCGGACTGATCAGCGCTGGACACGCCCGCGCACTCCTATCGCTCGACGATCCGGCCGCTCAGGAACACCTCGCTAAGCGAATCGTCGCAGAGGGCCTCTCAGTGCGATCGGTGGAAGAGATCGTGGCACTGGGGGACGTCAAAGCCGGTCGCGCTCCGCGTGAGCGGACCACCAAGAAGGCTCCCTCTCCGGTACTCGTCGATCTCGCCGATCGGCTCTCCGACCGTTTCGAGACAAAGGTCAAGGTCGACCTCGGTCAGCGTAAGGGGCGCATCGTCGTGGAGTTCGCCTCCATGGAGGACTTGGAGCGCATCATCGCGACGATGGCTCCTGAAGCGCTCCCCTCCATGCAGGAGAAGGGGTGA
- the yidD gene encoding membrane protein insertion efficiency factor YidD, whose translation MTTAQTRPVDTPETGPAARALIALIRFYRAFIGPLLGPRCRFYPSCSAYGLEAVTVHGALRGTWLTIRRIGRCHPFHPGGVDPVPPRPPRPHDRS comes from the coding sequence ATGACCACCGCGCAAACCCGGCCAGTGGATACGCCGGAGACCGGTCCGGCGGCCCGGGCGTTGATCGCCCTGATCCGGTTCTACCGGGCCTTCATAGGGCCGCTGCTCGGTCCACGCTGCCGCTTTTACCCGTCGTGCAGCGCGTACGGCTTGGAAGCCGTCACCGTACATGGCGCGCTGCGCGGAACGTGGCTGACGATCCGCCGCATCGGGCGATGCCATCCCTTCCACCCCGGAGGCGTCGACCCCGTACCCCCACGCCCGCCCCGACCCCACGATAGGAGCTAG
- a CDS encoding D-alanine--D-alanine ligase family protein, producing the protein MSDLSHVLVLAGGLSYEREVSLRSGRRVSEVLRAAGMDVETRDTDSALVPSVLADPPDAVFVTLHGGAGEDGAIRSVLELLGVPYVGAGPDACRVAFDKPTAKAVIRSVGLRTPDSVTLPKETFHDLGASAVLARIVDRLGLPLFVKPARGGSALGASLVRTAEELPAAMVGCFAYGDTALIEKYVEGVEVAVSVVDLGDGPVALPPVEIVPDKGVYDYAARYTAGHTEFFAPARLSKESAAACTEMAVTAHTALGLRDISRTDLIVDTDGRPHFLEVNVAPGMTETSLLPMAVEASGRDLGTLCRTLLELAAARG; encoded by the coding sequence ATGAGTGATCTCAGTCACGTCCTGGTCTTGGCCGGCGGACTGTCATACGAGCGGGAGGTGTCCCTACGCTCCGGCCGCCGGGTGAGCGAGGTGCTGCGAGCGGCGGGTATGGACGTGGAGACCCGAGACACCGACTCGGCGCTCGTGCCGTCCGTGCTCGCCGACCCGCCGGACGCGGTCTTCGTGACCCTGCACGGCGGCGCCGGCGAGGACGGCGCGATCCGTTCGGTGCTGGAGCTGCTGGGCGTGCCGTACGTGGGGGCGGGGCCGGACGCGTGCCGTGTCGCTTTCGACAAGCCCACCGCTAAGGCCGTCATCCGCTCGGTCGGGCTACGCACACCCGACTCGGTGACGCTGCCCAAGGAGACCTTCCACGACCTGGGGGCTTCAGCCGTGCTGGCCCGTATCGTCGATCGGCTGGGCCTGCCGCTGTTCGTCAAGCCCGCGCGAGGCGGCTCGGCGTTGGGCGCGTCGCTGGTGCGTACCGCCGAGGAGCTGCCCGCGGCGATGGTGGGCTGTTTCGCCTACGGCGACACCGCGCTCATCGAGAAGTACGTCGAAGGGGTAGAGGTCGCCGTCTCGGTGGTGGACTTGGGAGACGGGCCGGTGGCGCTGCCGCCGGTGGAGATCGTGCCGGACAAGGGAGTGTACGACTACGCGGCCCGCTATACGGCCGGACACACCGAGTTCTTCGCCCCCGCCCGGCTTTCCAAGGAGAGCGCGGCCGCCTGCACCGAGATGGCCGTCACCGCGCACACCGCGCTGGGGCTGCGCGACATCTCCCGCACCGACCTGATCGTGGACACCGACGGACGCCCCCATTTCCTGGAGGTCAACGTCGCCCCCGGAATGACCGAGACTTCGCTGCTGCCCATGGCGGTCGAGGCATCCGGGCGCGACCTCGGCACCCTCTGCCGGACCCTCCTGGAACTCGCCGCCGCGCGCGGCTGA
- a CDS encoding DUF3224 domain-containing protein: MRASGTFKVADFTPAPMPSTTIKTALPVAIATMEKRYEGEVVGRSATLFTSAFDQGTGTYVAMESFEGALHGRTGTFNFAHSATTQGEGMNNTFFVIVPASGTGELTGITGTGGIAIDADGTHRIWFNYELS; the protein is encoded by the coding sequence ATGCGCGCTTCAGGAACGTTCAAAGTTGCCGATTTCACCCCGGCTCCGATGCCGAGCACGACAATCAAGACCGCGCTGCCCGTTGCCATCGCCACAATGGAGAAGCGGTACGAAGGCGAGGTGGTCGGACGCTCCGCCACGTTGTTCACTTCCGCATTCGACCAGGGGACCGGCACCTACGTCGCGATGGAGTCCTTCGAGGGGGCACTCCATGGCCGAACCGGCACCTTCAACTTCGCGCACTCCGCGACGACTCAGGGCGAAGGCATGAACAACACATTCTTCGTCATCGTCCCGGCGAGCGGCACAGGCGAGCTGACCGGGATCACCGGAACAGGCGGTATCGCCATCGATGCCGACGGCACGCACCGGATCTGGTTCAACTACGAACTCAGCTAG
- a CDS encoding ParA family protein produces the protein MITVANQKGGVGKTTTSVNLAAALSMHGQRVLVVDLDPQGNASTALSVEHRGDIPDVYKVLVDDLPLKEVVKEVPGMPGLYCAPATIDLAGAEIELVSMVARESRLRKALAAFDSLELDYIMIDCPPSLGLLTVNALVAAEELLIPIQCEYYALEGLGQLLRNVDLVRAHLNPKLTLSTILLTMYDGRTRLASQVAEEVRAHFGQTVLNTVIPRSVRVSEAPSYGQSVMTYDPGSSGAMAYKDAAREIAYRGAQV, from the coding sequence ATCATCACCGTGGCCAACCAGAAGGGCGGGGTGGGCAAGACGACCACCTCGGTGAACCTCGCCGCCGCGCTCTCCATGCACGGGCAGCGAGTGCTGGTCGTGGACCTCGACCCGCAGGGGAACGCCTCGACCGCGCTCTCGGTCGAGCACCGCGGCGACATCCCAGACGTCTACAAGGTGCTGGTCGACGATCTGCCGCTGAAGGAGGTCGTCAAGGAGGTACCCGGCATGCCGGGCCTCTACTGCGCTCCGGCAACGATCGACCTCGCCGGAGCGGAGATCGAGCTTGTCTCCATGGTCGCCCGCGAATCGCGGCTGCGTAAGGCGCTGGCGGCGTTCGACTCGCTCGAACTCGACTACATCATGATCGACTGTCCGCCGTCGCTTGGACTCCTCACGGTCAACGCGCTCGTCGCGGCGGAGGAACTGCTGATCCCCATTCAATGCGAGTACTACGCGCTGGAAGGACTGGGGCAGCTCCTCCGCAACGTGGACCTGGTTCGGGCGCACCTGAACCCGAAGCTCACGCTGTCGACCATCCTGCTGACCATGTACGACGGCAGGACCCGCCTTGCCTCCCAGGTGGCTGAGGAGGTCCGGGCTCACTTTGGACAGACCGTGCTCAACACGGTGATTCCGCGGAGCGTTCGGGTGTCGGAGGCACCCAGCTACGGACAGTCGGTCATGACGTATGACCCGGGGTCGAGCGGCGCGATGGCGTACAAGGACGCGGCTCGCGAGATCGCCTACCGCGGCGCGCAAGTGTAG
- a CDS encoding MarR family winged helix-turn-helix transcriptional regulator: MSTHRTIEAAIERWHEAVNDKDLDTARRAVCDPIVVNGPKGAGPITPDGFADWISRSGIELRPKASYPINDRVMVVEQDARWPQNTEWTRVATVFRVTGDRISAALRFPDLRSALDFAHLYAELAATEQSSHMSDADAGTGAGQALFHFVRYWSRRWNAHDRMAERGKEVLVAEAVHALRDRPEVTINDVASELAIDQSGASRMVAHAVEQGYLTVHPASTDARRRAISLTDKGLALLDSAHSWQESVFAALTSDWTAAERADFHRAMLRLIHRSSALTAGSGCRA, encoded by the coding sequence GTGAGCACGCATCGAACCATCGAAGCGGCCATCGAGCGCTGGCATGAGGCCGTCAATGACAAGGATCTGGACACCGCGCGCCGGGCGGTATGCGATCCAATCGTGGTCAATGGGCCGAAGGGAGCCGGTCCGATCACCCCGGATGGGTTTGCCGACTGGATCAGTCGATCGGGCATCGAATTGCGGCCGAAGGCGTCGTATCCGATCAACGACAGAGTGATGGTCGTCGAACAGGACGCCCGCTGGCCCCAGAACACCGAATGGACGCGCGTGGCGACGGTCTTCCGGGTGACCGGTGATCGGATCTCCGCCGCACTGCGTTTTCCCGACCTGCGGTCCGCCTTGGACTTCGCCCACCTCTACGCCGAACTGGCCGCGACCGAGCAGTCGTCGCACATGAGCGATGCCGATGCCGGAACAGGTGCGGGGCAGGCCCTCTTTCATTTCGTCCGATACTGGTCACGCCGCTGGAACGCTCACGACAGGATGGCTGAGCGTGGCAAGGAGGTCCTGGTGGCCGAAGCGGTCCATGCACTGCGAGATCGACCGGAAGTGACCATCAACGACGTGGCATCCGAACTGGCCATCGATCAATCCGGAGCGTCGCGGATGGTGGCGCACGCTGTCGAGCAGGGCTACCTCACCGTACATCCGGCATCAACGGATGCCCGGCGTCGCGCCATCAGCTTGACGGACAAAGGGCTCGCCCTTCTCGACTCCGCGCACTCCTGGCAGGAGTCCGTCTTCGCCGCGCTCACCTCGGACTGGACCGCCGCTGAGCGAGCGGACTTCCACCGCGCCATGCTCCGTCTGATCCATCGATCGTCAGCGCTGACCGCCGGAAGCGGCTGCCGAGCCTGA
- the rsmG gene encoding 16S rRNA (guanine(527)-N(7))-methyltransferase RsmG, whose translation MSDEMLQPPPEVAREVFTGEMWERAEAFAGMLAGPAVVRGLLGPREIPRIWDRHLLNCAVVAEAIPPGVSLVDIGSGAGLPGIVLAIVRPDITVTLLEPLLRRIVFLEEAVTELKLDNVEVLRGRAEELAGKRVFDIASARAVAPLDRLLVWAMPLLREGGELLAMKGERAAEELEDARDQLQKCGAARAELISVGRDKVEPPATLVRVVAGRPPRRVRQASRRRRKR comes from the coding sequence ATGAGCGACGAGATGCTTCAACCGCCACCCGAGGTGGCGCGAGAGGTGTTCACCGGCGAGATGTGGGAGCGTGCCGAGGCATTCGCCGGCATGCTCGCCGGCCCCGCGGTCGTGCGCGGTCTGCTGGGGCCCAGGGAGATCCCGCGGATCTGGGACCGCCACCTGCTCAACTGCGCGGTGGTCGCGGAGGCGATTCCGCCCGGCGTGAGCCTGGTGGACATCGGTTCCGGTGCCGGTCTCCCGGGCATCGTGCTCGCGATCGTACGGCCGGACATCACGGTGACCCTCCTGGAACCCCTGCTCCGCAGGATCGTCTTCCTGGAGGAGGCCGTGACCGAGCTGAAGCTCGACAACGTCGAGGTGCTGCGTGGCCGGGCGGAGGAATTGGCGGGGAAGCGCGTCTTCGACATCGCAAGCGCGCGGGCCGTCGCCCCGCTCGACCGGTTGCTCGTCTGGGCGATGCCGCTGCTGCGCGAGGGCGGGGAGCTGCTGGCGATGAAGGGAGAGCGGGCGGCCGAGGAACTCGAGGACGCGCGCGACCAATTGCAGAAGTGTGGAGCCGCGAGAGCAGAGCTGATTTCGGTCGGGCGCGATAAGGTCGAGCCGCCTGCAACTCTCGTCCGGGTGGTCGCCGGTCGTCCGCCCCGGAGAGTACGGCAGGCTTCGCGGCGCCGACGGAAGAGGTGA
- the yidC gene encoding membrane protein insertase YidC, whose product MELSWLNWLYEAVAQVITWIHQGYSTFLPQDSGLNWALTIVTLTVLMRLLIFPLFMKQMRSSRKMQELAPKVQKLRERYKNDRQRMNQEVMRLYQEAGANPLGGCLPILAQFPIFISIFTVLNAMARGETKFGMTQELVDSARAAHVFGAPIPATFFTSNADIEALGAENAVVSKIVLAIFVAISSLTTFLSVRQSVKRSIAQMPDNPMAQQQKILMYITPLFAIFSLNFPLGLILYWVTTNLWTLGQQHWFYSRHPMPTFDAKGNMIQPEPKPGLLSKRRKGKEAEEKQEAAPPPPQQKVVRRQPTRQPRSKRTGSKKS is encoded by the coding sequence GTGGAGCTGTCCTGGCTGAATTGGCTCTACGAGGCCGTCGCGCAAGTCATCACCTGGATCCACCAGGGTTACAGCACCTTCCTCCCGCAGGACAGCGGGCTCAACTGGGCGTTGACGATCGTCACCCTCACCGTGCTGATGCGGTTGCTCATCTTCCCGCTGTTCATGAAGCAGATGCGCTCCTCGCGGAAGATGCAGGAACTCGCGCCGAAGGTGCAGAAGCTGCGCGAACGCTACAAGAACGACAGGCAGCGCATGAACCAGGAGGTCATGCGGCTGTACCAGGAGGCGGGAGCGAACCCGCTCGGTGGCTGCCTGCCCATCCTCGCCCAGTTCCCGATCTTCATCTCGATCTTCACCGTGCTGAACGCCATGGCGCGCGGCGAGACGAAGTTCGGCATGACGCAGGAGCTGGTGGACAGCGCCCGGGCCGCGCACGTGTTCGGCGCGCCCATCCCCGCCACGTTCTTCACCAGCAACGCGGACATCGAGGCTCTGGGTGCCGAGAACGCGGTGGTCAGCAAGATCGTTCTGGCCATCTTCGTGGCGATCAGCTCGTTGACCACGTTCCTCAGCGTCCGGCAGAGCGTCAAGCGCTCCATCGCGCAGATGCCCGACAACCCCATGGCGCAGCAGCAGAAGATCCTGATGTACATCACGCCGCTGTTCGCCATCTTCAGCCTGAACTTCCCCCTGGGCCTGATCCTCTACTGGGTCACCACGAACCTGTGGACGCTGGGCCAGCAGCACTGGTTCTACAGCAGGCACCCGATGCCGACGTTCGACGCCAAGGGCAACATGATTCAGCCCGAGCCCAAGCCCGGCCTGCTCAGCAAGCGGCGCAAGGGGAAGGAAGCGGAGGAGAAGCAGGAAGCCGCTCCGCCGCCTCCGCAGCAGAAGGTCGTGCGGCGGCAGCCGACCAGGCAGCCTCGTAGTAAGCGCACGGGGAGCAAGAAGTCCTAG
- a CDS encoding protein jag, which translates to MKESPDVTETEQETVQAAPDLAALEQESEIAADYVEGLLDIADIDGDIDMDVEGDRAIVSVVDVRGSDLVGPNGEVLEALQELTRLAVHRRTGTRSRLMLDVGGFRERKRAELTKLGTKIAAEVKRTGRPRSLQPMTPFERKIIHDAVAAAGLHSESEGEEPNRYVVVMPV; encoded by the coding sequence ATGAAGGAGAGTCCGGACGTGACCGAGACCGAGCAGGAGACGGTGCAAGCCGCCCCCGATCTCGCGGCGCTGGAACAGGAAAGCGAGATCGCGGCCGACTACGTCGAAGGGCTGCTGGATATCGCCGACATCGACGGCGACATCGACATGGACGTCGAGGGTGACCGCGCCATCGTGTCCGTCGTGGACGTCAGGGGCAGCGACCTCGTGGGTCCCAACGGGGAGGTCCTCGAAGCGCTGCAGGAGCTCACCAGGCTCGCCGTCCACCGGCGGACGGGCACGCGTTCCCGCCTCATGCTCGACGTGGGTGGCTTCCGGGAGCGGAAACGCGCCGAGCTGACCAAACTCGGCACCAAGATCGCTGCTGAGGTCAAGCGGACCGGCCGTCCTCGGTCGCTTCAGCCGATGACCCCGTTCGAACGCAAGATCATCCACGATGCGGTGGCGGCCGCCGGGCTCCACAGCGAATCCGAAGGCGAGGAGCCCAACCGCTACGTCGTCGTCATGCCTGTCTGA